From one Oncorhynchus clarkii lewisi isolate Uvic-CL-2024 chromosome 6, UVic_Ocla_1.0, whole genome shotgun sequence genomic stretch:
- the LOC139411496 gene encoding guanine nucleotide-binding protein G(o) subunit alpha-like, protein MGCTLSAEERAALDRSKAIEKNLKDDGVTAAKEVKLLLLGGGESGKSTIVKQMKIIHEDGFSGDDVKQYKPVVYSNTIQSLAAVLRAMDSLGIEYADKDRKADAKLVCDVVTRMEDTEPYSAELLTAMKRLWADAGTQECFNRAREYQLNDSAAYYLDSLDRIGAADYQPTEQDILRTRVKTTGIVETHFTFKNLHFRLFDVGGQRSERKKWIHCFEDVTAIIFCVALSGYDQVLHEDETTNRMHESLMLFDSICNNKFFIDTSIILFLNKKDLFEEKIKKSPLSICFPEYTGANTYDDATAYIQVQFESKSRSPNKEIYCHLTCATDTGNIQVVFDAVTDIIIANNLRGCGLY, encoded by the exons ATGGGATGTACACTCAGCGCTGAGGAGCGCGCTGCTCTGGACAGGAGCAAAGCCATCGAGAAAAATCTGAAGGATGATGGAGTCACTGCCGCAAAGGAGGTGAAACTGCTACTGCTTG GGGGAGGAGAATCGGGCAAAAGCACCATCGTCAAACAGATGAA gatTATCCATGAGGATGGCTTTTCTGGGGATGATGTGAAGCAGTATAAGCCTGTGGTCTACAGCAACACCATCCAGAGTTTGGCTGCCGTCCTCCGAGCTATGGACTCTCTGGGCATCGAGTACGCAGACAAGGACAGAAAG gcGGATGCTAAGCTGGTGTGTGATGTGGTCACTCGTATGGAGGACACAGAGCCCTACTCAGCAGAGCTGCTGACAGCTATGAAGCGTCTGTGGGCCGATGCCGGGACCCAGGAGTGTTTCAACAGGGCCAGGGAGTACCAGCTCAATGACTCCGCTGCCTA CTACCTGGACAGTTTAGACCGTATTGGTGCTGCTGACTACCAGCCCACCGAGCAGGACATCCTGAGAACTCGAGTCAAGACCACTGGCATCGTGGAGACCCATTTCACCTTCAAAAACCTGCACTTTAG GCTGTTTGATgttggaggtcagaggtcagagagaaAGAAGTGGATTCACTGCTTTGAGGATGTGACGGCCATTATCTTCTGTGTGGCGCTAAGTGGCTATGATCAGGTTCTGCATGAGGATGAAACCACT AATCGCATGCACGAGTCCCTCATGCTCTTCGACTCTATCTGTAACAACAAGTTCTTCATCGACACCtccatcatcctcttcctcaacAAGAAGGATCTGTTCGAGGAGAAGATTAAGAAGTCACCACTGAGTATCTGTTTCCCTGAATATACAG GTGCTAACACTTATGATGATGCTACCGCATACATTCAGGTGCAATTTGAGAGTAAGAGCCGTTCGCCCAACAAGGAGATCTACTGTCACCTGACCTGTgccactgacacaggaaacatcCAGGTAGTGTTTGACGCAGTCACTGACATCATCATCGCCAACAACCTGAGGGGGTGTGGCTTATACTGA